The following nucleotide sequence is from Anaerococcus sp. Marseille-Q7828.
ACGTCCTGTCATATAGTTAGATAGTAGACATCTACCTGAGTAGGATATACACATAGCTCCATGAACAAATACTTCTATTTCCAAATCTTTTGGAGTATTGTTCCTAATCTCGATGATTTCTTCCAATGACAGTTCACGAGCTAATATAACTCTTTTTGCTCCCATCTTATACCAAAAATTAACAGTTGCTGTGTTGGTTACAGAAGCTTGGGTAGATATGTGAAGGTCTATATTAGTTAGTTCCTTAGCCAATGTAAAGATACCAGGATCAGAAATTATAAGTGCATCAACACCTATCTCATCAAGAAAATTTAAGTAATCTTCAATACCGTTCATATCTTCATCGTGAGGCACAATATTCATTGTTATATGAACTCTAACTCCGTTGTCATGGGCAAATTTTACAGCTTCAATCATAGCTTCTCTATCAAAATTTTTGGCATTTGCCCTAAGACCAAAGCTATCTCCAGCCATAAATACTGCATCTGCTCCAAACTTTACAGCTGCTTCTAACCTCTCCATATCACCTGCGGGGGCAAGTAATTCCACTTTTTCTCTAGTCATTTATTCTCCTTAACACTTATAGTTAAACCATCACCTATTGGTATGATAGAAGTTTTAAAGTATTTCCTATCGCTAACATAGGCTAGGTAATTTCTTAATCTTTTTACAATAGTGATCATTCTCTTATTTACCAAATCATCATTTAAGACCATGCCTTTGAACAGAACATTATCAGCTATAATTATTCCTCCATCATTTAATAAATCAGCACAAATTTTAAAATAGTCTTCATAGTGAGCCTTATTGGCATCAATAAAAACAAAATCAAAGCCTTGACTTATATTATTCAAGGCTTTCATTGCATCATCATTTATTAAATTTATAGGGGCATTGTATTTATCAAAATTATTTTTGGCTATATTTGATGTAGTTTCATCTAATTCTATGGTAGTAATATCAGCTTTAGTATATTTATAAAAAACTAAGGACGAATATCCTATTGCCGTACCTATTTCTAGTATGGTTTTTGGTCTTTGTATAGCCAATATACTTTTGATAAATTCTTTGCTCTCTACATTCATTATAGGGACATCATTCTTTAAAGCGTATGACCTTAGTTCTAAAAAGTCCCTATCTTCAATAATGTTTTCTAAATAATCACTAGTATGCTGGTAATTAATATATCTCATTATTTTCTACTTCTGATATTACTGGTAATATCATAGGATCACGACCTAGTTCATTATATAAATAAGATTTTAAGTCTTCTCTAATTTGATATTTTATTTGACTTAAAGCTCTTATTTCTTCTTTTTGACATTTTTCAACAGATCTTAGTACTACTTCTTTTGAGTTTTCTATAATATCTTGGTTTTCTTTTACATATACAAAACCACGAGATACTATTTCTGGACCTGCAAGTAGAGCTTGGGTATTTCTATCAAAAGTGATGGATACAACCATAAGACCATCTTCTGATAGGTGTTTTCTATCTTTAAGGACAATATTGCCTACATCACCAATACCAGAACCATCTACCAAGACTTTGCCAGCTGTTACTTTTCCTGATACTTTTGCTGATTTTTTAGTAAACTCTAGCACATCGCCATTTTCTAGAATAAATATTTTATCTTTATCCATTCCCATATCTTCGGCTATCTGTTGGTGAGTTTGTAATTGACGAGCCTCACCATGGGCAGGTAGTAGATATTTTGGTGTAGTTAGTTGGTACATTAATTTTATTTCTTCTTGGCAAGCATGACCTGATGCATGGACTTTTGCTAGAGATGCGTATATTATATTTACACCAATCTTTGTAAGTTTGTTAATGGTATTATTGATAGCTATCTCGTTACCTGGAATTGCTGATGAAGAAAGTATTACAGTATCTGTTTCATTTAGGTGAATTTGTTTGTGTTCTCCATTAGCCATTCTTGTTAGTGCTGATAGCGGCTCACCTTGAGTACCTGTTGAAAGAACAACTATCTCATCATCAGCATAAGATTTGATATTTTTCATATCAATTAGTGTATTGCTCTTAACTTTTAAATATCCCAAATCGCTAGCAATCTTAACGTTATTTAGCATAGATCTACCAGAAAGTGCAACTTTTCTGTTATATTTTTCGGCCGCATATATTACTTGTTGAACTCTATGAAGGTTACTTGCAAAGGTAGCAACAATTATCCTGCCACTTACTTGACCGAAAATCCTTATAAAAGTATCTCCAACTTCTTTTTCACTAAGTG
It contains:
- a CDS encoding O-methyltransferase, yielding MRYINYQHTSDYLENIIEDRDFLELRSYALKNDVPIMNVESKEFIKSILAIQRPKTILEIGTAIGYSSLVFYKYTKADITTIELDETTSNIAKNNFDKYNAPINLINDDAMKALNNISQGFDFVFIDANKAHYEDYFKICADLLNDGGIIIADNVLFKGMVLNDDLVNKRMITIVKRLRNYLAYVSDRKYFKTSIIPIGDGLTISVKENK
- a CDS encoding ribonuclease J — protein: MRHEKKLKLIPIGGLQEIGKNCTVVEYGNDMVMIDCGLTFPDQDMLGVDIVIPDFTYVEENKDKLRGIFVTHGHEDHIGAIPYFLKSVDTNVYCSKLTKGLLENKFKEHGLNPNRIKMVNVNNKVNVGELSVEFIRVSHSIPDSCSIAVKSPVGTILFTGDFKMDFTPIDGDPTDIQRLAELGKKGLLAVYADSTNVERPGHSLSEKEVGDTFIRIFGQVSGRIIVATFASNLHRVQQVIYAAEKYNRKVALSGRSMLNNVKIASDLGYLKVKSNTLIDMKNIKSYADDEIVVLSTGTQGEPLSALTRMANGEHKQIHLNETDTVILSSSAIPGNEIAINNTINKLTKIGVNIIYASLAKVHASGHACQEEIKLMYQLTTPKYLLPAHGEARQLQTHQQIAEDMGMDKDKIFILENGDVLEFTKKSAKVSGKVTAGKVLVDGSGIGDVGNIVLKDRKHLSEDGLMVVSITFDRNTQALLAGPEIVSRGFVYVKENQDIIENSKEVVLRSVEKCQKEEIRALSQIKYQIREDLKSYLYNELGRDPMILPVISEVENNEIY